From Denitrovibrio acetiphilus DSM 12809, the proteins below share one genomic window:
- a CDS encoding c-type heme family protein, whose protein sequence is MKSIFYAPVFIFVLFMIFLITFELYHGKHNYNVIMQSRADEIINTVTTYREWAADVGMIYADAEKIPPNPFLEWRSDRDVYTENLHLTMLNPSYMTRLVSNLLNEHSGFTLRMVGVDAMNHFNEPSEWELRGFDAFKSGLGLYTDPENGALLQKSFRYMKPLFTTEACIPCHLKQGFQVGDLIGGISIEMPGGKVASILLHNTVRNITVYTVISLILLVSVTLLQNKIYSISSSQEENINNLNKEIKRRQLSEEALVQQTRIASQGELLSLVAHHWRQPLNVVSLTLDMIREEIEDVDPDNNYSFKNIDESLALIQDLSTSIDVFSKRFAKDDENSYFNSTNIIMETINIMEPLMVSMNIKLWLKCSTEDSDTDICLCTKDMRDKETCIKDDVLLEGSSNQFSQILLTLLKNSYEAILDHRYKESEIRQGAVHISVFSTKTTFTMSVIDNGCGFTPEAASRAFEPYYTTKGYDYGRGTGLYFAKNLAHKFEDGDLMIDSDYEYTKVVFKAKRVHPQNR, encoded by the coding sequence ATGAAGAGTATCTTCTATGCGCCGGTTTTCATTTTTGTGCTGTTCATGATATTCCTTATCACTTTTGAACTTTATCATGGCAAACACAATTACAACGTGATAATGCAAAGCCGTGCAGACGAAATAATCAATACGGTAACAACTTACAGGGAATGGGCAGCGGACGTCGGGATGATATATGCTGATGCAGAAAAAATACCGCCTAACCCTTTTCTGGAGTGGCGTTCAGACAGAGATGTATACACCGAAAATCTGCACCTGACCATGCTCAATCCATCTTATATGACAAGGCTTGTGTCGAACCTTCTGAACGAACATAGCGGCTTTACACTCCGGATGGTGGGGGTGGATGCTATGAACCACTTTAACGAACCAAGCGAATGGGAACTGCGTGGGTTTGACGCATTCAAAAGCGGTCTGGGACTCTATACCGACCCTGAAAATGGCGCCCTTCTCCAAAAATCCTTCCGCTATATGAAGCCGCTTTTTACTACTGAAGCATGCATTCCCTGCCACCTCAAACAGGGATTTCAGGTGGGAGACCTCATCGGGGGGATAAGCATAGAAATGCCCGGGGGCAAAGTAGCATCAATACTGCTTCACAACACCGTACGAAACATAACAGTATACACAGTCATATCTTTAATACTACTCGTGTCTGTAACTCTCCTCCAGAATAAAATCTATTCGATCTCCAGCTCACAGGAAGAAAACATTAACAACCTAAACAAAGAGATCAAACGCAGACAGCTCAGCGAAGAAGCTCTTGTGCAGCAAACAAGAATTGCATCACAAGGGGAGCTTTTGTCACTTGTGGCACACCACTGGAGGCAGCCCCTTAACGTGGTGTCACTTACGCTTGATATGATACGGGAAGAGATAGAGGATGTTGACCCCGACAATAATTATTCATTTAAAAATATTGATGAATCACTGGCTCTTATACAGGATCTCAGTACATCTATTGATGTCTTCAGTAAAAGATTTGCCAAAGACGACGAAAATAGTTATTTCAACTCAACCAACATAATTATGGAAACAATCAATATTATGGAACCTCTTATGGTATCTATGAACATCAAATTGTGGCTAAAATGCTCTACTGAAGACTCTGATACTGACATATGCCTCTGCACAAAGGATATGCGTGACAAGGAAACATGTATAAAAGATGATGTATTGCTGGAGGGCAGCTCAAACCAGTTCAGCCAGATACTCCTGACTCTGCTGAAAAATTCTTATGAAGCAATACTTGACCACAGATACAAAGAATCTGAAATAAGACAGGGGGCAGTCCATATTTCTGTATTTTCAACAAAAACCACTTTCACAATGTCCGTCATAGACAACGGATGCGGGTTTACACCTGAAGCAGCATCAAGGGCATTTGAACCTTATTACACAACAAAGGGATACGACTATGGTAGAGGAACCGGGCTTTATTTCGCCAAAAACCTTGCTCATAAATTTGAAGACGGTGACCTTATGATAGACTCAGATTACGAATATACCAAAGTAGTTTTCAAAGCAAAACGAGTACATCCGCAAAATAGATGA
- the ndk gene encoding nucleoside-diphosphate kinase, with translation MERTFAIIKPDATAAGDAGAIITRIEKEGFKIIGLKKIHLSKKQAEGFYAVHKERPFFGDLTDFMCSAPCIVMILEKENAIKDWRDLMGATNPADAAEGTMRKEFGKSIDNNATHGSDAPETAAYEMAFFFSELELV, from the coding sequence ATGGAAAGAACTTTTGCAATCATTAAACCAGACGCAACTGCTGCCGGCGATGCAGGCGCAATAATCACAAGAATCGAAAAAGAAGGCTTCAAAATTATCGGTCTTAAAAAAATTCACCTTTCCAAAAAACAGGCTGAAGGCTTTTATGCTGTGCACAAAGAGAGACCATTTTTTGGCGACCTTACAGACTTCATGTGTTCTGCTCCATGTATTGTTATGATTCTTGAAAAAGAGAACGCAATTAAAGACTGGAGAGACCTCATGGGTGCAACAAATCCGGCAGATGCAGCAGAAGGCACAATGAGAAAAGAATTTGGTAAAAGCATCGATAACAATGCCACACACGGCTCTGATGCTCCTGAAACAGCCGCTTACGAAATGGCTTTCTTCTTTTCCGAACTCGAACTCGTTTAA
- the secF gene encoding protein translocase subunit SecF: MFELIKTGTQFDFMSKTKIFFVISGLVFILSLGIVFTKGFNFGIDFAGGTIIQMQFSSAPDVDKIRSAMDSLDIGEVVIQNFGAPEEILIRVEKTERDLNEVANTIKESMGNTFPDNEFIVERVEQVGPQVGADLKSKATYAVLYSLIGVLIYVAFRFQLIFAVGAVLAISHDVVITLGIFSIAGKEITLTIIAALLTIVGYSLNDTIVVFDRIRENMQEDKTDMDLKKLINKSLNETLSRTVLTSLTTLLAVGSLYLFGGEVINGFAFALLMGIVVGTYSSIGIASAFVYVLTKKKREAKAA, translated from the coding sequence ATGTTTGAGTTGATAAAAACAGGGACACAATTTGATTTTATGTCCAAGACCAAGATATTTTTTGTTATATCTGGTCTGGTCTTCATCCTGAGCCTCGGGATAGTATTTACCAAAGGGTTTAACTTTGGTATCGACTTTGCAGGCGGTACAATCATCCAGATGCAGTTCAGCAGCGCACCGGATGTTGACAAGATAAGAAGCGCAATGGACAGTCTTGACATTGGTGAGGTTGTGATACAGAACTTCGGTGCTCCCGAAGAGATCCTCATCAGAGTTGAAAAAACTGAACGTGACCTCAACGAGGTTGCTAATACTATAAAAGAAAGTATGGGCAATACATTTCCCGATAATGAATTTATCGTAGAGCGTGTCGAGCAAGTTGGCCCTCAGGTCGGTGCAGACCTTAAAAGCAAAGCAACCTATGCTGTTCTCTACTCGCTTATAGGCGTACTGATTTATGTCGCTTTCAGATTTCAGCTGATTTTTGCTGTGGGGGCTGTTCTGGCTATTTCTCATGATGTTGTGATAACTCTTGGGATATTCAGTATAGCAGGGAAAGAAATTACCCTGACTATCATTGCAGCGCTTCTCACCATCGTTGGTTATTCGCTGAATGACACTATCGTTGTGTTTGACCGCATACGTGAAAATATGCAGGAAGACAAAACAGATATGGATTTGAAAAAGCTCATAAATAAATCGCTGAATGAGACACTCAGCCGTACGGTTCTGACATCCCTCACAACTCTCCTTGCAGTGGGGTCTCTGTATCTGTTTGGTGGAGAAGTTATTAACGGCTTTGCATTCGCACTACTGATGGGTATTGTAGTTGGTACATATTCTTCCATAGGTATTGCAAGTGCATTTGTCTATGTCCTTACTAAAAAGAAGAGGGAAGCTAAGGCTGCCTGA
- the secD gene encoding protein translocase subunit SecD produces MNLKLRWAFIAIVIAWALFSMLPLNEKLKLGLDLQGGMHVVLGVDTDKAVEAKVEAMANQLRKELATEKVDFAFVQKTDMKTLSISLRSKEAFEQAKEIIAENYPTLQNISISKENTLSYMLESSAVTRVRDYAVEQSLEVVRNRIDEFGVSEPVIQRQGKKQVVVQLPGVTDPDRAIDLIGKTAQLKFYIVDDNVSAQEAEGGNIPFDDIILYQKQTDDITGQTIGRVPFVVKKDAVLTGEYLVDAEVNLSTTYNTPIVQFRLDAAGSKLFEELTADNIGNRMAIVLDDNVYSAPVIRSRIPGGSAYIDGINTMQEAKDLAIVLRAGSLPAPVSIEENRTVGPSLGQDSINSGVKAALIGLALIVAFMLVYYRMAGIVANIALATNFVIILGFMSQFGATLTLPGIAGIILTIGMSVDANVLIFERVREELRMGRTPMNALEYGYGKAFSTIMDANITTIIAAIVLFQFGTGPIKGFAVTLSIGILASLFTAIFVTKAVFWTFLRSKDVTKLSI; encoded by the coding sequence ATGAACCTCAAACTCCGTTGGGCTTTTATTGCTATTGTGATAGCCTGGGCCCTTTTCTCCATGCTTCCTCTTAACGAGAAGCTCAAGCTTGGTCTTGACCTTCAGGGGGGGATGCATGTTGTGCTGGGAGTTGACACCGACAAAGCTGTTGAGGCTAAAGTCGAGGCTATGGCTAACCAGCTGAGAAAAGAACTCGCGACAGAAAAAGTCGATTTCGCATTTGTGCAGAAGACAGACATGAAAACCCTTTCCATATCTCTCAGGTCTAAAGAGGCTTTTGAGCAGGCAAAGGAGATCATTGCTGAAAATTACCCGACATTGCAGAACATCAGCATATCAAAAGAAAATACTCTTTCGTACATGCTTGAGTCCTCTGCTGTGACCAGAGTCAGAGACTATGCTGTTGAGCAGTCGCTTGAGGTCGTGAGAAACCGTATCGACGAATTCGGTGTCTCAGAACCGGTTATCCAGAGACAGGGGAAAAAACAAGTTGTTGTTCAGCTCCCCGGTGTTACAGATCCGGACAGAGCCATAGACCTTATCGGTAAAACTGCACAGCTAAAGTTTTATATAGTAGATGACAATGTCAGTGCACAGGAAGCCGAAGGGGGGAATATACCTTTTGATGATATCATTCTCTACCAGAAGCAGACTGACGACATTACAGGGCAGACGATCGGACGTGTTCCTTTTGTTGTAAAAAAAGATGCCGTTCTTACAGGGGAATATCTTGTAGATGCAGAGGTTAATCTCAGTACCACTTACAACACCCCTATCGTTCAGTTCAGGCTGGATGCTGCGGGCAGTAAACTTTTCGAAGAGCTGACTGCTGATAATATTGGAAATCGTATGGCTATTGTCCTTGACGACAACGTATATTCGGCTCCTGTTATCCGTTCCAGGATACCTGGAGGCTCAGCCTATATAGACGGCATTAATACCATGCAGGAAGCGAAGGATCTCGCAATTGTGCTGAGAGCAGGCTCTCTGCCCGCTCCTGTCAGCATCGAAGAGAACAGGACAGTTGGACCTTCATTGGGGCAGGACTCTATCAACAGCGGTGTAAAGGCTGCATTGATAGGACTTGCACTGATCGTTGCGTTTATGCTGGTGTATTACCGTATGGCCGGTATTGTCGCGAATATCGCTCTTGCTACAAACTTTGTGATTATTCTTGGTTTTATGAGCCAGTTCGGTGCGACCCTTACATTGCCGGGGATTGCAGGGATTATCCTTACAATCGGTATGTCGGTGGATGCAAACGTTCTTATCTTTGAGCGTGTCCGTGAAGAACTCCGTATGGGGAGAACGCCGATGAATGCACTGGAATATGGATACGGGAAAGCATTCTCGACCATTATGGATGCCAACATTACAACGATAATCGCCGCTATTGTACTTTTTCAGTTTGGTACAGGTCCTATCAAAGGATTTGCCGTTACTCTGTCAATAGGTATACTGGCGTCGCTCTTCACAGCTATTTTTGTTACAAAGGCTGTCTTCTGGACATTCCTGCGTAGCAAAGATGTTACAAAACTGAGTATCTAG
- the yajC gene encoding preprotein translocase subunit YajC — MFNSIAHAADGAAAQGSPLAPFIPLILIFAIFYFLLIRPQQKKQKQHVAMLNSITAGDEIMTGGGMYGKVLKVIENNTFIVEIASGVTIKLAKNGIAQKVTPGTAPEETK; from the coding sequence ATGTTTAACAGTATCGCACACGCAGCAGATGGTGCCGCCGCACAGGGGAGCCCACTTGCACCTTTCATTCCGCTTATCCTTATATTTGCAATCTTTTACTTTTTGCTTATCAGACCTCAGCAGAAAAAGCAGAAACAGCATGTTGCAATGCTTAACTCCATCACAGCAGGTGATGAGATCATGACCGGAGGCGGCATGTACGGCAAGGTTCTGAAAGTAATCGAAAATAATACATTCATCGTAGAGATCGCTTCAGGCGTGACAATCAAACTGGCTAAAAACGGTATCGCTCAGAAAGTTACACCGGGAACAGCCCCTGAGGAGACTAAGTAA
- the thrC gene encoding threonine synthase: MNYISTRGQKGKVSFKDAVMMGLAEDGGLLLPESVPSVADKLDELAKLSYNELAYEIISLFAADIPETDLRTLIEKSYSSFTTPEVAPVVKKGGIYIQELFHGPTFAFKDVALQLLGNLFEYILKERSEKLNIIGATSGDTGSAAIYGVRGKDNINIFILHPKGRVSAVQEMQMTSVTDDNVFNLAIEGTFDDAQDIVKAAFGDIAYKKRYKLGAVNSINWARVLAQIVYYFYGYFQAKKQGAQKVRFVVPTGNFGNIFAGYFAKMMGLPLDKMILATNENNILSRFINNGDYSKKDVVQTYSPSMDIQIASNFERYLYFLCDRDSKALSEKMAELKTSGRISFSSDEMRNVHAEFATFSTSNELTEKTIKEFYDKTGYVLDPHTACGVSAALSMADADYICLSTAHPAKFPDVVEKATGLAPEKPEGIAKLENLDKKCITIENDLERVKDFVAKHV; encoded by the coding sequence ATGAACTATATCAGCACAAGAGGACAAAAAGGAAAGGTCTCTTTCAAAGATGCCGTCATGATGGGGCTTGCTGAAGACGGAGGATTACTCCTCCCTGAAAGCGTGCCTTCTGTTGCAGACAAATTGGATGAACTGGCGAAGCTCAGTTATAATGAGCTGGCTTATGAGATTATATCGCTGTTTGCTGCCGACATCCCTGAAACTGACCTCAGAACGCTGATAGAAAAGAGTTATTCGTCATTTACAACTCCGGAAGTTGCACCTGTTGTCAAAAAGGGCGGCATATATATTCAGGAACTTTTCCACGGCCCCACATTCGCATTTAAGGATGTGGCTCTTCAGCTTTTAGGGAATCTTTTTGAGTACATACTCAAGGAACGTTCCGAAAAACTTAATATCATCGGCGCAACATCCGGTGACACAGGTTCCGCTGCCATTTACGGTGTCCGCGGAAAGGACAATATTAATATATTTATACTGCACCCTAAAGGGCGTGTCAGCGCTGTTCAGGAGATGCAGATGACATCTGTTACAGACGATAACGTCTTTAACCTTGCCATTGAAGGGACTTTTGATGATGCTCAGGATATCGTAAAAGCTGCATTCGGTGACATCGCTTATAAGAAGAGATATAAGCTCGGTGCTGTGAATTCTATCAACTGGGCAAGGGTTCTGGCGCAGATAGTCTATTACTTTTACGGATATTTTCAGGCGAAAAAGCAGGGCGCACAGAAGGTACGTTTTGTCGTGCCCACAGGAAACTTCGGCAATATATTTGCCGGATATTTCGCAAAAATGATGGGGCTCCCCCTTGATAAAATGATACTCGCCACAAACGAAAATAATATACTTTCCAGATTTATAAATAACGGCGACTACAGTAAAAAGGATGTTGTACAGACCTATAGTCCGTCTATGGATATACAGATTGCTTCGAACTTTGAAAGGTATCTGTATTTTCTTTGTGACAGGGACAGCAAAGCCCTCAGCGAAAAGATGGCGGAGCTCAAAACCAGCGGCAGAATATCTTTTTCATCCGATGAGATGAGAAATGTTCACGCAGAATTTGCAACATTTTCAACATCAAATGAATTGACAGAGAAAACAATTAAGGAATTTTACGATAAAACAGGCTATGTGCTGGATCCTCATACTGCCTGTGGTGTTTCAGCCGCTCTCAGTATGGCTGATGCGGATTATATTTGTCTTTCCACTGCACATCCGGCTAAATTTCCTGATGTGGTTGAAAAAGCCACAGGGCTGGCACCGGAGAAACCAGAGGGGATAGCGAAACTTGAGAATCTTGATAAAAAGTGTATCACCATCGAAAATGATCTGGAAAGGGTGAAAGACTTCGTTGCAAAACATGTCTGA
- the queA gene encoding tRNA preQ1(34) S-adenosylmethionine ribosyltransferase-isomerase QueA codes for MSEKRTPISDYDFDLPEELIAQYPAEKRGTSKLLVVNGEALYDKIFTDIVDLIDENSFLVINTTKVMKARLYGTKPTGGQVEILVLEKTSERICTAITKGKVKEGTVVNIPPFRAVITEILDDGSRVIEFDTDVSDVMDKCGHMPLPPYITREDTKKDTDRYQTIYSKDEGSVAAPTAGLHFTPEIMNALKAKGIEVLEVTLNIGIGTFRPVKADYLEDHDMHTEKYYISEETSDRINSLLKEGKKLVAVGTTAVRALESAAENGEVQAGYGETKLFIKPGYDFKVISSLITNFHLPKSTLFVLVSQLAGRRNMLNAYEHAKANGYKFFSYGDAMFISTKL; via the coding sequence ATGTCTGAAAAACGCACTCCTATATCTGACTATGACTTTGACCTGCCGGAAGAACTGATTGCGCAGTATCCGGCAGAGAAACGCGGCACGTCTAAACTGCTTGTGGTGAACGGTGAAGCCCTTTATGATAAGATATTTACCGATATCGTCGACCTGATAGATGAAAATTCATTTCTGGTGATAAATACCACAAAAGTTATGAAAGCCCGTCTCTACGGCACTAAGCCTACCGGCGGTCAGGTTGAGATCCTTGTCCTTGAAAAGACATCTGAGAGAATTTGCACAGCCATAACTAAAGGGAAGGTGAAAGAGGGGACAGTTGTAAATATTCCGCCCTTCAGAGCTGTAATAACAGAAATCCTAGATGACGGCTCACGTGTCATAGAGTTTGATACAGATGTGAGTGACGTCATGGACAAATGCGGACACATGCCTCTCCCCCCTTATATAACGAGAGAAGATACAAAGAAAGATACTGACAGATATCAGACTATATATTCAAAAGATGAAGGCTCAGTGGCAGCTCCTACTGCCGGACTTCACTTTACACCCGAGATCATGAACGCTTTGAAAGCGAAGGGAATTGAGGTTCTTGAAGTTACATTGAATATCGGCATAGGGACATTCCGCCCTGTAAAAGCCGATTACCTTGAAGACCATGACATGCATACTGAGAAGTATTACATTTCTGAGGAAACTTCGGACAGAATCAACAGTCTTCTGAAAGAGGGCAAAAAACTTGTGGCAGTGGGCACAACAGCAGTGCGTGCTCTGGAGTCCGCTGCTGAGAATGGTGAGGTTCAGGCTGGTTACGGAGAGACAAAACTCTTTATCAAGCCCGGATATGATTTTAAAGTGATAAGCTCGCTTATTACTAATTTTCACCTGCCGAAATCGACTCTTTTTGTGCTGGTGAGCCAGCTTGCAGGGCGCAGAAATATGCTTAATGCATATGAACATGCGAAAGCGAATGGATATAAGTTTTTCAGCTACGGTGATGCAATGTTTATAAGTACGAAACTTTAA
- the tgt gene encoding tRNA guanosine(34) transglycosylase Tgt produces MDKFNFTLEETDGRARTGLIETPHGNIETPIFMPVGTVGSVKTISPAELTDDIGAQIILGNTYHLHLRPGDEVVAKHGGLAKFNSWNKPTLTDSGGFQVFSLAEMNKITDEGVHFRSHLDGSRLFISPEESIRIQQNIGADIMMAFDECVSLPSERQYVVEAMERTYRWAQRSFDARTRDDQALFGIIQGGVEKDLRKISAEQITSIPFDGFAIGGLSVGEEIPVMYDICSHTTEFMPKDKPRYLMGVGTPQDLLHGISYGVDMFDCVMPTRNARNGLLFTSRGKLHIKRKEWELSDAPVDANCNCYTCRNFSRGYLRHLWKAGEYLGMRLNSLHNLHFYLSLVKRARNAIKLGVYNNFMKETLEEMSVGGE; encoded by the coding sequence ATGGACAAATTTAATTTTACATTGGAAGAGACAGATGGGCGTGCACGGACGGGACTGATAGAGACCCCTCACGGAAATATCGAAACACCTATATTTATGCCTGTGGGGACAGTCGGCTCGGTGAAAACAATTTCTCCCGCAGAGCTTACAGACGACATTGGAGCTCAGATTATACTGGGCAATACATACCATCTGCATTTACGCCCCGGAGACGAAGTTGTGGCAAAACACGGGGGGCTTGCAAAGTTCAATTCGTGGAATAAGCCTACCCTTACAGATTCCGGTGGTTTTCAGGTTTTTTCTCTTGCGGAGATGAACAAAATCACAGACGAAGGGGTTCACTTTCGCTCCCATCTGGACGGAAGCAGGCTCTTTATTTCTCCGGAGGAATCAATAAGGATTCAGCAGAATATCGGTGCTGACATAATGATGGCCTTTGACGAATGTGTCAGTTTGCCTTCTGAAAGGCAGTATGTTGTTGAGGCTATGGAACGCACATACAGATGGGCTCAGCGCAGTTTCGATGCACGAACCCGTGACGATCAGGCACTTTTCGGTATAATTCAGGGGGGTGTTGAGAAAGACCTCAGAAAAATATCTGCCGAGCAGATAACGTCTATCCCTTTTGACGGTTTTGCTATCGGCGGGCTGAGTGTAGGCGAAGAGATCCCTGTTATGTATGATATATGCAGCCACACAACAGAGTTTATGCCGAAGGACAAGCCCCGTTACCTAATGGGAGTCGGCACACCGCAGGATCTTCTGCACGGTATCAGCTACGGTGTGGATATGTTCGATTGCGTTATGCCTACAAGAAACGCCCGTAACGGTCTACTTTTCACAAGCAGAGGTAAGCTTCATATTAAGCGGAAAGAGTGGGAGCTTTCTGATGCTCCGGTTGATGCAAACTGCAACTGCTACACATGCAGAAACTTTTCAAGAGGGTATCTGCGCCACCTGTGGAAAGCAGGAGAGTATCTCGGCATGAGATTGAATAGTCTTCACAACCTTCATTTTTATCTTTCTCTTGTAAAACGCGCAAGAAATGCTATAAAATTAGGGGTTTATAATAACTTTATGAAAGAAACGCTCGAAGAAATGAGTGTAGGAGGAGAATAG